Proteins encoded in a region of the Pelmatolapia mariae isolate MD_Pm_ZW linkage group LG16_19, Pm_UMD_F_2, whole genome shotgun sequence genome:
- the grem1b gene encoding gremlin-1, whose product MANSTRIFYSMVFIIGLLSSPVDSKRNRGSQGAIPHPDKSNPNESEQQPQTPQAGSGSRQRPGSSSPADEVLESSQEALHVTERQYLKRDWCKTQPLKQTIHEEGCVSRTIINRFCYGQCNSFYIPRHIRREEGAFQSCSFCKPKRFTTMTFTLNCPDQQPPTKKKRIQRVKQCRCISIDLD is encoded by the coding sequence ATGGCCAACTCCACGCGTATCTTCTACAGTATGGTTTTCATCATTGGGCTGCTCTCCTCTCCGGTGGATTCAAAAAGAAACAGAGGTTCACAAGGCGCCATTCCTCATCCTGACAAAAGCAACCCAAACGAATCGGAGCAGCAACCGCAGACTCCGCAGGCGGGCTCGGGCTCTCGCCAGAGGCCGGGCTCATCCTCACCGGCCGACGAAGTGCTGGAGTCCAGCCAGGAAGCTCTACATGTGACGGAGCGCCAGTATTTGAAACGGGACTGGTGCAAAACACAACCTCTCAAACAGACCATCCACGAGGAGGGCTGCGTCAGCCGCACCATCATCAACCGCTTCTGTTACGGACAGTGCAACTCCTTCTACATCCCCAGGCACATCCGGAGGGAGGAGGGCGCCTTCCAGTCCTGTTCGTTTTGTAAACCGAAGCGTTTTACCACCATGACTTTCACATTGAACTGTCCGGACCAGCAGCCGCCCACCAAGAAGAAGCGCATCCAGCGCGTCAAACAGTGTCGCTGCATATCCATAGACCTGGACTAA